Proteins encoded within one genomic window of Ovis aries strain OAR_USU_Benz2616 breed Rambouillet chromosome 1, ARS-UI_Ramb_v3.0, whole genome shotgun sequence:
- the TRA2B gene encoding transformer-2 protein homolog beta (The RefSeq protein has 2 substitutions compared to this genomic sequence), translated as MSDSGEQNYGERESRSASRSGSAHGSGKSARHTPARSRSKEDSRRSRSKSRSRSESRSRSRRSSRRHYTRSRSRSRSHRRSRSRSYSRDYRRRHSHRHSPMSTRRRHVGNRANPDPNCCLGVFGLSLYTTERDLREVFSKYGPIADVSIVYDQQSRRSRGFAFVYFENVDDAKEAKERANGMELDGRRIRVDFSITTRPHTPTPGIYMGRPTYGSSRRRDYYDRGYDRGYDDRDYYSRSYRGGGGGGGGWRAAQDRDQIYRRRSPSPYYSRGGYRSRSRSRSYSPRRY; from the exons ATGAGCGACAGCGGCGAGCAGAACTACGGCGAGCGG GAATCCCGTTCTGCTTCCAGAAGTGGAAGTGCTCATGGATCTGGGAAATCTGCAAGGCATACCCCTGCAAGGTCTCGCTCCAAGGAAGATTCCAGGCGTTCCAGATCAAAGTCCAGGTCCAGATCTGAATCTAG GTCTAGATCCAGAAGAAGTTCTCGGAGGCATTATACAAGGTCACGATCTCGGTCCCGGTCCCATAGAAGATCTCGCAGCAGATCTTACAGCAGAGATTATCGAAGACGGCATAGCCACAGTCATTCTCCCATGTCTACTCGACGGCGTCATGTTGGGAATCGG gcAAATCCTGATCCTAACTGTTGTCTTGGAGTATTTGGATTGAGCTTGTACACTACAGAAAGAGATCTAAGAGAAGTGTTCTCTAAATATGGCCCAATTGCTGATGTATCTATTGTATATGACCAGCAGTCTAGACGTTCAAGAGGATTTGCCTTTGTGTACTTTGAAAATGTAGATGATGCCAAGGAA GCAAAAGAGCGTGCCAATGGAATGGAGCTTGATGGACGTAGGATCAGAGTTGACTTCTCCATAACGAAAAGACCACATACTCCAACACCAGGAATTTACATGGGGAGACCTACCTA TGGCAGCTCACGCCGTCGAGATTACTATGACAGAGGATATGATCGAGGCTATGATGATCGGGACTATTACAGCAGATCGTACAG aggaggaggaggaggaggaggaggatggagagCTGCTCAAGACAGGGATCAGATATACAG AAGACGGTCACCTTCTCCCTACTATAGTCGTGGAGGATACAGATCACGTTCCAGATCTCGATCATACTCACCTc gtCGCTATTAA
- the TRA2B gene encoding transformer-2 protein homolog beta isoform X1: MSDSGEQNYGERESRSASRSGSAHGSGKSARHTPARSRSKEDSRRSRSKSRSRSESRSRSRRSSRRHYTRSRSRSRSHRRSRSRSYSRDYRRRHSHSHSPMSTRRRHVGNRANPDPNCCLGVFGLSLYTTERDLREVFSKYGPIADVSIVYDQQSRRSRGFAFVYFENVDDAKEAKERANGMELDGRRIRVDFSITKRPHTPTPGIYMGRPTYGSSRRRDYYDRGYDRGYDDRDYYSRSYRGGGGGGGGWRAAQDRDQIYRRRSPSPYYSRGGYRSRSRSRSYSPRKFLF, from the exons ATGAGCGACAGCGGCGAGCAGAACTACGGCGAGCGG GAATCCCGTTCTGCTTCCAGAAGTGGAAGTGCTCATGGATCTGGGAAATCTGCAAGGCATACCCCTGCAAGGTCTCGCTCCAAGGAAGATTCCAGGCGTTCCAGATCAAAGTCCAGGTCCAGATCTGAATCTAG GTCTAGATCCAGAAGAAGTTCTCGGAGGCATTATACAAGGTCACGATCTCGGTCCCGGTCCCATAGAAGATCTCGCAGCAGATCTTACAGCAGAGATTATCGAAGACGGCATAGCCACAGTCATTCTCCCATGTCTACTCGACGGCGTCATGTTGGGAATCGG gcAAATCCTGATCCTAACTGTTGTCTTGGAGTATTTGGATTGAGCTTGTACACTACAGAAAGAGATCTAAGAGAAGTGTTCTCTAAATATGGCCCAATTGCTGATGTATCTATTGTATATGACCAGCAGTCTAGACGTTCAAGAGGATTTGCCTTTGTGTACTTTGAAAATGTAGATGATGCCAAGGAA GCAAAAGAGCGTGCCAATGGAATGGAGCTTGATGGACGTAGGATCAGAGTTGACTTCTCCATAACGAAAAGACCACATACTCCAACACCAGGAATTTACATGGGGAGACCTACCTA TGGCAGCTCACGCCGTCGAGATTACTATGACAGAGGATATGATCGAGGCTATGATGATCGGGACTATTACAGCAGATCGTACAG aggaggaggaggaggaggaggaggatggagagCTGCTCAAGACAGGGATCAGATATACAG AAGACGGTCACCTTCTCCCTACTATAGTCGTGGAGGATACAGATCACGTTCCAGATCTCGATCATACTCACCTcgtaagtttttattttga
- the TRA2B gene encoding transformer-2 protein homolog beta isoform X2, translating to MSTRRRHVGNRANPDPNCCLGVFGLSLYTTERDLREVFSKYGPIADVSIVYDQQSRRSRGFAFVYFENVDDAKEAKERANGMELDGRRIRVDFSITKRPHTPTPGIYMGRPTYGSSRRRDYYDRGYDRGYDDRDYYSRSYRGGGGGGGGWRAAQDRDQIYRRRSPSPYYSRGGYRSRSRSRSYSPRKFLF from the exons ATGTCTACTCGACGGCGTCATGTTGGGAATCGG gcAAATCCTGATCCTAACTGTTGTCTTGGAGTATTTGGATTGAGCTTGTACACTACAGAAAGAGATCTAAGAGAAGTGTTCTCTAAATATGGCCCAATTGCTGATGTATCTATTGTATATGACCAGCAGTCTAGACGTTCAAGAGGATTTGCCTTTGTGTACTTTGAAAATGTAGATGATGCCAAGGAA GCAAAAGAGCGTGCCAATGGAATGGAGCTTGATGGACGTAGGATCAGAGTTGACTTCTCCATAACGAAAAGACCACATACTCCAACACCAGGAATTTACATGGGGAGACCTACCTA TGGCAGCTCACGCCGTCGAGATTACTATGACAGAGGATATGATCGAGGCTATGATGATCGGGACTATTACAGCAGATCGTACAG aggaggaggaggaggaggaggaggatggagagCTGCTCAAGACAGGGATCAGATATACAG AAGACGGTCACCTTCTCCCTACTATAGTCGTGGAGGATACAGATCACGTTCCAGATCTCGATCATACTCACCTcgtaagtttttattttga